One genomic region from Conexibacter woesei Iso977N encodes:
- a CDS encoding DUF5682 family protein: MNPRVHLFGVRHHSPQAARMVLRLIEEVAPAAVLVEGPADFQAQVGELGLDHRAPVAIYSSVARDGQRRAAYYPLCEYSPEWQAIRAGLRAGVVVGLIDLPWVALVDAEAPEERNLYGDQELHRSPALPALLERLGVDGFDDAWDLLVEVDPDLTLADYRARVDALCRELRGPEEHVGVEDARRERFMAAQVRRTLATVDGPVVVVTGGFHTEGLRRLLHDDAQAAPAEALPEPRAGDGRVVALTPYSYAALDALTGYAAGMPNPGFYDLVWRARTTDAGADERPADVALARIVARLRELDQPVSPADLIGLRVTAEGLAALRGHAEVWRRDLVDGIRGALVKDELEAGIVHPMLAACFEVLRGDALGRLADEARRPPFVTDLEERLRALDLEPAAQRRGVTLDLRIPRELERSRLLHGLAVLALPGFEAADVVARPQDGALQERWTVWRAVGLPGAAIEAAAYGASVPAAVAGRLLELAGRLAHDAAGAARLLQDALLAGAGDVAGPLVARVGELIGADPDVASVGDAAASLLHLFRYESVLGTAGDAGAGALLAAAYERLLWLLDPGGGAAPAEDAGVEAIAQAIEVLERAGDALGLGREELLGVLERLDADDAAAPGLRGAALGARWVLDAVDPEALDAAPLRFADPAALGDFLYGLLRLAREAAQRRPELLHAIDRVLVGWEPAAFLEALPALRRAFGALAPREKDRAARIVLGEALERVADPAEAEALARLEASLAGVLSRFGLRGAA; this comes from the coding sequence GTGAACCCGCGCGTCCACCTCTTCGGCGTCCGGCACCACAGCCCGCAGGCGGCGCGCATGGTCCTCCGGCTGATCGAGGAGGTCGCTCCCGCGGCGGTGCTCGTCGAGGGACCGGCCGACTTCCAGGCCCAGGTCGGCGAGCTGGGCCTGGACCACCGCGCGCCGGTGGCGATCTACAGCTCGGTCGCGCGCGACGGTCAGCGGCGCGCCGCGTACTACCCGTTGTGCGAGTACTCGCCGGAGTGGCAGGCGATCCGGGCCGGGCTGCGAGCGGGCGTTGTTGTAGGCCTCATCGACCTGCCGTGGGTCGCGCTCGTCGACGCCGAGGCGCCCGAGGAGCGCAATCTCTACGGCGACCAGGAGCTGCACCGCTCGCCGGCGCTGCCCGCGCTACTGGAGCGCCTCGGCGTCGATGGCTTCGACGACGCCTGGGACCTGCTGGTCGAGGTCGACCCGGACCTCACGCTCGCCGACTACCGCGCGCGGGTCGACGCGCTCTGCCGGGAGCTGCGCGGCCCCGAGGAGCATGTTGGTGTGGAAGACGCGCGGCGCGAGCGCTTCATGGCCGCGCAGGTGCGCAGGACGCTCGCGACGGTCGACGGGCCGGTCGTGGTCGTCACCGGTGGCTTCCACACGGAGGGGCTGCGGCGGCTGCTGCACGATGACGCGCAGGCCGCGCCGGCCGAGGCGCTGCCCGAGCCGCGCGCCGGCGACGGGCGGGTCGTCGCGTTGACGCCCTACTCCTACGCGGCGCTCGACGCGCTGACCGGCTACGCGGCGGGGATGCCGAACCCCGGCTTCTACGACCTGGTCTGGCGGGCGCGGACCACCGACGCCGGCGCGGATGAGCGACCGGCCGACGTCGCGCTGGCGCGCATCGTCGCGCGCCTGCGCGAGCTCGACCAGCCCGTCAGCCCCGCCGACCTGATCGGGCTGCGCGTCACCGCCGAGGGGCTGGCGGCGCTGCGCGGGCACGCCGAGGTCTGGCGCCGGGACCTCGTCGACGGCATCCGCGGCGCGCTGGTCAAGGACGAGCTCGAGGCCGGGATCGTGCACCCGATGCTCGCGGCGTGCTTCGAGGTCCTGCGCGGCGACGCGCTCGGGAGGCTGGCCGACGAGGCGCGGCGCCCGCCGTTCGTCACCGACCTGGAGGAGCGCCTACGGGCGCTCGACCTGGAGCCCGCGGCGCAGCGCCGCGGCGTCACGCTCGACCTCCGGATCCCGCGCGAGCTGGAGCGCAGCCGCCTCCTGCACGGGCTGGCGGTGCTCGCGCTGCCGGGCTTCGAGGCCGCCGACGTCGTCGCCCGGCCGCAGGACGGCGCGCTGCAGGAGCGCTGGACGGTGTGGCGCGCCGTGGGCCTGCCGGGCGCGGCGATCGAGGCCGCGGCCTACGGCGCCAGCGTCCCGGCCGCCGTCGCCGGCCGCCTGCTGGAGCTGGCTGGCCGGCTCGCCCACGACGCGGCGGGCGCGGCCCGGCTGCTGCAGGACGCGCTGCTGGCCGGCGCCGGCGACGTCGCCGGGCCGCTCGTCGCCCGGGTCGGTGAGCTGATCGGCGCCGATCCTGATGTCGCGTCGGTCGGCGACGCCGCCGCGTCGCTGCTGCACCTGTTCCGCTATGAGTCGGTGCTCGGCACGGCCGGCGACGCCGGTGCGGGCGCGCTGCTGGCGGCCGCCTATGAGCGGTTGTTGTGGTTGTTGGATCCGGGCGGCGGCGCGGCGCCCGCCGAGGACGCCGGCGTCGAGGCGATCGCCCAGGCGATCGAGGTCCTGGAGCGCGCGGGCGACGCGCTCGGGCTCGGCCGCGAGGAGCTGCTCGGCGTCCTGGAGCGCCTCGACGCCGACGACGCGGCGGCGCCCGGCCTGCGCGGCGCGGCGCTCGGCGCACGCTGGGTGCTGGACGCGGTCGACCCCGAGGCGCTGGACGCCGCGCCGCTGCGCTTCGCCGATCCGGCCGCACTGGGCGACTTCTTGTATGGGTTGCTGCGCCTCGCCCGCGAGGCGGCCCAGCGCCGGCCGGAGCTGCTGCACGCGATCGACCGCGTGCTCGTCGGGTGGGAGCCCGCGGCGTTCTTGGAGGCCTTGCCCGCGCTGCGCCGGGCGTTCGGCGCGCTGGCGCCGCGCGAGAAGGACCGGGCGGCGCGGATCGTCCTGGGCGAGGCGCTGGAGCGCGTCGCCGACCCGGCCGAGGCCGAGGCGCTCGCGCGCCTGGAGGCGTCGCTGGCCGGCGTCCTGAGTCGCTTCGGGCTGCGGGGTGCGGCATGA
- a CDS encoding ATP-binding protein → MSAPESRQRPPAEELHAEELARLVALDADVQRPPGWRMTPASAVRFIAGDAKLGIAPKFVGERAFVERCVVALATNRGLMLIGRPGTAKSLLSELLAAAVSGDSTLTIQGSAATTDDAIKYSWNYALLLAEGPSERSLVPAPLHTGMREGRIVRFEEITRCPIEVQDALLSVLSDRVLVVPELDDEQRTVFAAHGFNLIATANTRDRGTNEMSAALKRRFNFETVLPIADLQDEMALVQRETAQMLARVGIAARLDDDLTEVLVTTFAELRTGRTAGDKAIEPLASAMSTAEAVSVGYAACVQAHYFGGGRAAGAGDVAQHLIGTAIKDDPDDVKKLRHYVEQEVRGRKGKAWKDLYAARGHLR, encoded by the coding sequence GTGAGCGCGCCCGAGAGCCGCCAGCGGCCGCCGGCCGAGGAGCTGCACGCCGAGGAGCTCGCGCGCCTGGTCGCGCTCGACGCCGACGTCCAGCGCCCGCCCGGCTGGCGGATGACCCCGGCCTCGGCCGTGCGCTTCATCGCCGGCGACGCGAAGCTCGGGATCGCGCCGAAGTTCGTGGGCGAGCGCGCGTTCGTCGAGCGCTGCGTGGTCGCGCTGGCGACCAACCGAGGGTTGATGCTCATCGGCCGGCCGGGCACGGCCAAGAGCCTGCTGTCGGAGCTGCTGGCCGCCGCGGTCAGCGGCGACTCGACGCTGACGATCCAGGGCAGCGCCGCGACCACCGACGACGCGATCAAGTACTCGTGGAACTACGCGCTGCTGCTGGCCGAGGGGCCGTCGGAGCGCTCCCTGGTTCCCGCGCCTCTGCACACCGGCATGCGCGAGGGCCGGATCGTGCGCTTCGAGGAGATCACGCGCTGCCCGATCGAGGTCCAGGACGCGTTGCTCTCGGTCCTCTCCGATCGCGTGCTCGTCGTGCCCGAGCTGGACGACGAGCAGCGCACGGTCTTCGCCGCCCACGGCTTCAACCTGATCGCCACGGCCAACACGCGCGACCGCGGGACCAACGAGATGAGCGCCGCGCTCAAGCGCCGCTTCAACTTCGAGACGGTGCTCCCGATCGCCGACCTCCAGGACGAGATGGCGCTCGTGCAGCGCGAAACCGCGCAGATGCTCGCGCGCGTCGGCATCGCGGCGCGGCTGGACGACGACCTCACCGAGGTGCTCGTCACGACGTTCGCCGAGCTGCGGACGGGCAGGACCGCGGGCGACAAGGCGATCGAGCCGCTGGCCAGCGCGATGTCGACGGCCGAGGCCGTGTCGGTCGGCTACGCGGCCTGCGTGCAGGCGCACTACTTCGGCGGCGGGCGCGCGGCGGGTGCGGGCGACGTCGCCCAGCACCTGATCGGCACGGCGATCAAGGACGACCCCGACGACGTCAAGAAGCTGCGCCACTACGTCGAGCAGGAGGTCCGCGGCCGCAAGGGCAAGGCCTGGAAGGACCTCTACGCGGCGCGCGGCCATCTGCGGTGA
- a CDS encoding VWA domain-containing protein, whose amino-acid sequence MSDDDVRRARWRLVLGAEAAAACAVPGGGTGDAGEPLSDEQLAQDRALTFLYERETGSDRRSGGLGGGDGLTVSAWINDVRELFPRRVVERLEHDALDRYGLLELVTDAEVLRQAQPSMTMLKAVLSTKHLMKGEVLDEARRIIRAVVDELRERLAREVVSPFAGTLDRRRPTRHKVAANFDAKATIRRNLKHFDLASGRIVINQPLFSSRVRRHVDRWQVIVLVDQSGSMVDSVIHAAVTASVFTALGTLMDTHLVVFDDRVVDLTERAGDPVETLLAVQLGGGTDIAQAMAYAAQLVTRPDRALVVLITDFCEGGAVGPLLATTKALIESGVTVLGLAALDADAVPGYDRGTASRIAALGAHVGAMTPHELAVWVAERVA is encoded by the coding sequence ATGAGCGACGACGACGTCCGACGAGCGCGTTGGCGCCTGGTCCTCGGCGCGGAGGCCGCCGCGGCGTGCGCGGTCCCGGGTGGCGGCACGGGCGACGCCGGCGAGCCGCTGAGCGACGAGCAGCTCGCCCAGGACCGCGCGCTGACGTTCCTCTACGAGCGCGAGACCGGCAGCGACCGTCGCAGCGGGGGCCTCGGCGGCGGCGACGGGCTGACCGTGTCGGCCTGGATCAACGACGTGCGGGAGCTGTTCCCGCGCCGCGTCGTCGAGCGCCTCGAGCACGACGCGCTCGACCGCTACGGGTTGCTGGAGCTGGTGACCGACGCCGAGGTGCTGCGTCAGGCGCAGCCGAGCATGACCATGTTGAAGGCCGTGCTCTCGACCAAGCACCTCATGAAGGGCGAGGTCCTCGATGAGGCGCGGCGCATCATCCGGGCGGTCGTCGACGAGCTGCGCGAGCGGCTGGCGCGCGAGGTCGTCTCGCCCTTCGCCGGCACGCTGGACCGGCGCCGTCCCACGCGCCACAAGGTGGCCGCGAACTTCGACGCCAAGGCGACCATCCGGCGCAACCTGAAGCACTTCGACCTCGCGAGCGGCCGGATCGTCATCAACCAGCCGCTGTTCTCCTCGCGCGTGCGCCGCCACGTCGACCGCTGGCAGGTCATCGTCCTGGTCGACCAGTCGGGCTCGATGGTCGACTCGGTCATCCACGCGGCGGTCACGGCCTCGGTGTTCACGGCGCTGGGCACGTTGATGGACACGCACCTGGTCGTCTTCGACGACAGGGTCGTCGACCTCACCGAGCGCGCCGGCGACCCCGTCGAGACGCTGCTGGCCGTCCAGCTCGGCGGCGGGACCGACATCGCGCAGGCGATGGCCTACGCCGCGCAGCTGGTGACGCGGCCCGACCGCGCGCTGGTCGTGCTCATCACCGACTTCTGCGAGGGCGGCGCCGTCGGGCCGCTGCTGGCGACGACCAAGGCGCTGATCGAGTCGGGCGTGACCGTCCTGGGCCTGGCCGCGCTGGACGCCGACGCGGTGCCGGGCTACGACCGTGGGACGGCGTCGCGGATCGCCGCGCTCGGCGCGCACGTGGGCGCGATGACGCCGCACGAGCTCGCCGTCTGGGTCGCGGAGCGGGTGGCGTGA
- a CDS encoding DUF4132 domain-containing protein gives MGTLEQRSLVFDQGTSDKFWTIRVDGSQHTVHYGRTGTAGQVKTKDFPSADKAASDAERLIAEKLRKGYRDATSATPMPAPEPEPAPAPQPAPQPAPASDAAVAAGASPSPAPALDDRPPLDLRPHEWSLATWRPLHDPPADEPVPFDPRRLRAAMRAATSEWALRWPASPIPFPITREEAAYWLRAGQPVRWGDTALRRHAAVIDQPPDLTADAAIALARTSQLPGGEAMAPLVTLLGPERTLDLLLAPRAKPGNESPVLGLFAGVRAYLLPALSRADRDRLRERARTWLTDELRDPGYQLGDAALLAAQVGGLDALVQELCDRWPDGWFADSGSAGSWATIAFGVGSAQAFEDVVERTGMRFAEEHEIAGFLAHTELRRLDRLVASALRQESRDAAATAIGAFAARVHALEAAPGMLELMVGSRAPSVARDWLNDHPRQTARGLAPLLSRSGRLADAAVDQLKRMARGPSRPVLEELAAELAPGAERDRLQDRVLDAALPAGPELDDAPPWLADAEARLARTALPAWLDVTALPPLEVDGGSLGARHLPTVLRILRASADDPDPAIGPLRAAIGPGSPAAEELAWSLFDAWSAADAPTRDRWALVAMGHLGGDRCALRLAPLIRAWPGESQHRRAVVGLGVLRGIGTDVALLQLNGIAQRLRFKALQARAREAMEEIARDRGMTKSELEDRIVPDCGLDEHGRRVFDFGPRQFEFVLGPGMKPMLRDGTGKLRTSPPKPGVRDDAALATAAVADWKVVRRTVADVAKVQGARLEQAMVGGRRWPVADFEALIVRHPLQRHIVAPLVLGTYAADGALTATFRLTDEGDYADAGDEPFALPGDARVGIVHPMALDDATRAAWGEVLADYELVPPFPQLGRPVYELEPEDRDARVLTRFKAYEIGPGALVRILENLDWTRGVPQDAGMFHLHSKYFPDADCTAVVQYEGGIPAGYIVEAEDQRVTMVYVISGRGDAWDFGYGLDDGRRDRRQLLRWGDVEPVMRSEVLSDVQHLVAKAKP, from the coding sequence ATGGGAACGCTTGAGCAACGGTCGCTGGTGTTCGACCAGGGCACGTCCGACAAGTTCTGGACGATTCGCGTGGACGGGTCGCAGCACACAGTGCACTACGGGCGCACCGGCACCGCGGGGCAGGTCAAGACGAAGGACTTCCCGTCGGCCGACAAGGCGGCGAGCGACGCCGAGCGCCTGATCGCGGAGAAGCTGCGCAAGGGCTACCGCGACGCGACGAGCGCGACGCCGATGCCTGCGCCGGAACCCGAGCCCGCGCCCGCGCCGCAACCCGCACCGCAACCCGCACCGGCGTCCGACGCCGCGGTCGCCGCCGGCGCGTCCCCGTCCCCGGCGCCCGCACTCGACGACCGGCCGCCGCTGGACCTCCGCCCGCACGAGTGGTCGCTGGCCACCTGGCGCCCGCTGCACGATCCGCCCGCCGACGAGCCCGTGCCGTTCGACCCCAGGCGCCTGCGCGCAGCGATGAGGGCCGCCACCAGCGAGTGGGCGCTGCGCTGGCCCGCGTCGCCGATCCCCTTCCCCATCACGCGCGAGGAGGCCGCCTACTGGCTCCGCGCCGGCCAGCCGGTGCGCTGGGGCGACACCGCACTGAGGCGCCACGCCGCGGTGATCGACCAGCCGCCGGACCTCACGGCCGATGCGGCGATCGCGCTGGCCCGCACGAGCCAGCTCCCCGGCGGCGAGGCGATGGCGCCGCTGGTGACGCTGCTCGGCCCGGAGCGAACGCTCGACCTGCTCCTGGCCCCGCGCGCGAAGCCCGGCAACGAGAGCCCGGTGCTCGGCCTGTTTGCGGGCGTGCGCGCCTACCTGCTGCCCGCCCTGTCGAGGGCCGACCGCGACCGCCTGCGCGAGCGCGCGCGCACGTGGCTGACCGACGAGCTGCGCGACCCGGGCTACCAGCTCGGCGATGCCGCGCTGCTCGCGGCGCAGGTCGGCGGGCTCGACGCGCTTGTCCAGGAGCTGTGCGACCGCTGGCCCGACGGCTGGTTCGCGGACTCGGGCAGCGCCGGCTCCTGGGCGACGATCGCCTTCGGCGTCGGCTCCGCGCAGGCCTTCGAGGACGTGGTGGAGCGCACCGGCATGCGCTTCGCCGAGGAGCATGAGATCGCCGGGTTCCTCGCCCACACCGAGCTGCGGCGGCTGGACCGGCTCGTCGCGTCGGCGTTGCGCCAGGAGTCCCGGGACGCGGCCGCGACCGCCATCGGCGCGTTCGCCGCCCGCGTCCACGCGCTCGAGGCCGCACCCGGCATGCTCGAGCTGATGGTCGGCTCGCGGGCGCCGTCGGTCGCGCGCGACTGGCTCAACGACCATCCGCGCCAGACCGCGCGCGGGCTCGCGCCGCTGCTCTCCCGCTCCGGCCGCCTCGCCGACGCGGCGGTCGACCAGCTCAAGCGCATGGCCCGCGGCCCGTCGCGACCCGTGCTGGAGGAGCTGGCCGCCGAGCTGGCGCCCGGCGCCGAGCGCGACCGCCTCCAGGACCGCGTCCTGGACGCCGCCCTGCCCGCCGGCCCCGAGCTGGACGACGCACCACCGTGGCTGGCCGACGCCGAAGCGCGCCTGGCCAGGACCGCGCTCCCCGCCTGGCTGGACGTCACCGCCCTCCCGCCGCTGGAGGTCGACGGCGGCAGCCTCGGCGCCCGGCACCTGCCGACCGTCCTGCGGATTCTGCGCGCGAGCGCCGACGACCCCGACCCGGCGATCGGCCCGCTGCGCGCGGCGATCGGCCCGGGCAGCCCCGCGGCAGAGGAGCTCGCCTGGTCGCTGTTCGACGCGTGGTCGGCCGCCGACGCGCCGACCAGGGACAGGTGGGCGCTCGTCGCGATGGGCCATCTCGGCGGCGACCGTTGCGCGCTGCGTCTCGCGCCGCTCATCCGCGCCTGGCCGGGCGAGAGCCAGCACAGGCGCGCCGTCGTCGGCCTCGGCGTGCTGCGCGGCATCGGCACCGACGTCGCGCTGCTGCAGCTGAACGGCATCGCGCAGAGGCTGAGGTTCAAGGCCCTGCAGGCGCGGGCGCGCGAGGCGATGGAGGAGATCGCCCGGGACCGCGGCATGACCAAGAGCGAGCTCGAGGACCGGATCGTCCCCGACTGCGGCCTGGACGAGCACGGCAGGCGGGTCTTCGACTTCGGCCCGCGCCAGTTCGAGTTCGTGCTCGGCCCCGGGATGAAGCCGATGCTCCGCGACGGCACCGGGAAGCTGCGGACCTCGCCACCGAAGCCCGGCGTCAGGGACGACGCGGCGCTGGCGACGGCAGCCGTCGCCGACTGGAAGGTCGTGCGCAGGACGGTGGCCGACGTGGCCAAGGTCCAGGGCGCGCGTCTGGAGCAGGCGATGGTCGGGGGCCGCCGCTGGCCTGTCGCCGACTTCGAGGCCCTGATCGTCCGCCACCCGCTGCAGCGCCACATCGTCGCGCCGCTGGTGCTCGGGACCTACGCGGCCGACGGCGCGCTGACGGCCACCTTCCGGCTGACCGACGAGGGCGACTACGCCGATGCCGGCGACGAGCCGTTCGCCCTGCCCGGCGACGCCCGGGTCGGCATCGTTCACCCGATGGCGCTCGACGACGCCACCCGTGCCGCGTGGGGCGAGGTGCTCGCCGACTACGAGCTGGTGCCGCCGTTCCCGCAGCTGGGACGGCCCGTCTACGAGCTCGAGCCCGAGGACCGCGACGCGCGCGTCCTCACGCGCTTCAAGGCCTATGAGATCGGGCCGGGCGCCCTGGTGCGGATCCTCGAGAACCTGGACTGGACCCGCGGCGTGCCACAGGACGCCGGGATGTTCCACCTGCACAGCAAGTACTTCCCGGACGCCGACTGCACGGCGGTCGTCCAGTACGAGGGCGGCATCCCCGCCGGCTACATCGTCGAGGCCGAGGACCAGCGCGTGACCATGGTGTACGTGATCTCCGGGCGCGGCGACGCGTGGGACTTCGGCTACGGCCTCGACGACGGCCGCCGCGACAGACGCCAGCTCCTGCGCTGGGGCGACGTCGAACCGGTGATGCGCAGCGAGGTCCTCTCCGACGTTCAGCACCTGGTCGCGAAGGCCAAGCCGTGA